The Lytechinus variegatus isolate NC3 chromosome 1, Lvar_3.0, whole genome shotgun sequence nucleotide sequence GGAATGCTATTCATAAGCCTGACCGCTATTCATAATcttaaaggacaattccacTCCGAAAAAAATTGATCTGAATTTAAACAGGAATATCAAAAGAGGAATATCAAGTAtaacattcaaaatttcattaaaatctgttgtaaaataagaaagtgatgacatttttaaatttcactgaattttGCTAAAAAGAAatgcacattctggtcggtatgcaagtTAGGGAACTGATATGCCAACCGCTCGCTATTTCTCTTTTATTAtatgagatatgaaatatttttattttctctgatCAAAGTTGTcctgtaaaacaaagttttatacCTCTCTGAACCCCCTGAACATTAGCATTTTCTTTGATActttttatggttcagtcagaTTGGTCtttaatgtaaaatatttaaaactttaaaaaaagagatataGAGAGTGAGAAACATATCTCACTAagtatataattgttttgtgaaaatttttaaatttcataacaTTCTCATTTAacactttgatttgatttcaacattatgcttgtttaatttttttctgatgatTCAATTCAAGCTAGGGTtgtcttgacctttaaataggTATTTCAACAGTACCTGAAAGATGTAATCGCAAGTAGGGTCACAGGCCTATAAGGACCCTGTGAAGGACTATTATTTATAACACTGTTTGAAGTTGGCTATCGTACTAGTAGAAGAATATGCTTCATCTTCGTGTAAGCCAAGGGAACAAACcattttttatggggggggggagggtcgTCAATCCTATATACAAATATGATGGGTTGGGTTTATATGACAGAAAATGCATGTTTACAAAGTGTtagatgataatttttttagaataaagtGGGCCACATTTCCCTGTTTGCACGCTCTCAATATAGCTGACACACTAGCCACCCTGTGCCGTTAACCGTTTGAACAAATATAGtgtaatattgatttaaataatgataacattaataatcattaatgatgatatatgacaaaaaatattatagTAATCACTGCTATGTACTtcaaatactactactaaattattatattattattattatcatcattgttattattattgttatcattttcattattagtattattattatcattattactatttttatcattattgtgagtatcatcattcattaattttcaatgataattataataatgtgaTGAAAATATTAACAATGGTAAAATTAATAATAGTAGTACCTTGCGACGACGTTGGTAATGATGTATTTTGTGTCGCAAACCATCTGCACATTTATGGAGTGCCGAAACTTTCTGTTCACGTAAATTGCTTCATTTTCCCCGAGAACTGCAGAATTCAAGCCTACGTGCGTGCAATCCACAGCTCCCAAAACACTCGGGAAACCTGCTATCACGAAGAAATCATTCTTCACCCGATCAGCCTCAGCTCCGGTAGGGAATTTGATGAACTGTATCggaaataaaatgtgaattaaagttttaaatacTTCTCAATATTACTGAGATCTAGCCCATGTCGAACTCgtattttattctaatttttttttagcaggtGGGACTGTCGATAGGGAACGTACCCTTCCGCCAACCCTAGCGGCGGTGCCGGGATGCGGGATGACGGAGACGATCGGCTCAGCTCAGTCAGAGCTCGAGTTTAAGCCTAGTCTATCGGCCCGCTATCGTAGACATGTAAATATTTTACGTTTGGCCCACACCTAGAATATCTGGTATCAGGAGGGTATGGACATGGCCTTAGATCTATTACAATGATTTAAATGAATAATGTcaatatgatttgattaaataCAAAGGTATCTAAGATTCTAACTTAGTTAAATTGTCATATTAgcagcactcattcaatgaacaaggttataatataaccttgttctcagttatatctccatgtgtgacaaaataagggtggcaatgtttggcttattttctctttttctttggggcaaatgcttgattttttacactgacagtttccattagacctgttaattcatactgcttggctcttatttaaatttgattctttatatcattttttcttaattaaaaatagagatcaaaaaatgaaaattttcttgccatattactttccaccaatagagggcgtacacaaaaatatgcccaaaagtcaagtttttgagcgctctggtgaatacaaaaattattcccacattacttatgataaataaattaaaactgtatgaaaattagtaattttagtcacaaaagtgatattttaatgatttttttagagtgtgtgctctatacagcattggcataccattgtcttacctgtagattctccagaggccagatggtagcagtgaacaagtgattaGCAGTAATGTATGAACTGAATTTGGCTCTATTTTGCCCATaattaaaaacacaaacaaactgctagtacaatatattttaaaatttaatattgtCAAAAAAGGTCACTGCCTACCTCGCTTCTTCGTCGAACGAGTGCCAACGTCACGTTCCGAATACACCTACTCACGgaagcattgctgactttgtgGGCACGTGCAATTTGGTACAGCAACATGCCCCCAGCGTAGTACATTAGAGCAATGCAGACTTGGAGTAGCACTGGCAAGGCTCTATTTCGATGAGTTCTGTGCTCCAAGTCTGCCCTTATGATGTCCACAATGTGCAAGACCCCATTCCTCGTAAACCGATAAGCTTTCTTGATTTTTCTGTCATCCAGGCCATCAAATGGATCCTCTCTTGGCAGGAAAACCCTCCTTCTTCTTGCAGCCATTTTGTTGCTATGACTATGACTGCacttacgcacaactttacgaacaAACTCTTGAAGTTAAGAACAGCCCAAACCTAtcgtaaagttacgcatgaCTTTTTGGACTTACGCACAACTCAaacctttatgaaacggaccgaGTTGTTCGTATCTTTACGCACGACTTTACGCACAACCTTACGCACAACTCGGAGTACTTACGCACAACTCTGGGCACTTACGCACAACTCAGGGCACTTACGCACAACTCTGgtacttacgaacagctttatgaaacacccccctcgGTGGATGCCGGATtttatgaaggggggggggctaattgttttctttttaagtgGGTCACCAACAAAAAATTAGAATAGAAATAGATATCGGTACCTTTGAAAGTATTGAATAGTCAAATCAAAAGACGTGCGTGAGCCTCGATTTCTAAGAACATCTTGTGCTAAATTGCTCTCCTAGATAATAGGTCAGGAGAGAGCGCGGATTAGAGATTCCTCATGAAAGAGACATGGGCATCTATTGTTCATGACCTGGCGGCATGAACAAAAGAATGTCGTCGCGGAATATGTTAACAGGTGGCTACATTGATCAGACCAGTAATACAGAACAAATAGGCctaatttcttttttgaaaatttgtattgattttttgtttgtaactAATATGCATTTCCTCTTCTTTGATTCACGAAAaataaacgttttttttttcttcttgcttTTTTGTACTTTGCCCAGAACGCCTATATCATTTTGTGGGATTTTATACCCCAAGCTTGTTAGTAGTGAATCTGTCcgatccctctttatctatatttttatatatcatctttaattttatattttgtctcCTTCTGACTGGTAATAACTTTGTTTGTTACACTACGAATAAAGAAAACACAGGGTCTTATTTTGAAGACTACACGAATGAAGGGTTACGGTTGGCCACACTCTGAAGATACAAGGTTCTGATATATTATTGTGTATGTTCACGTGTGGATCGCAGCTGTTCTGTGATTGGTAACGTGATCGAAGACAATGCCCCTTTCTGGAAAAGAACGCTCTCAATTGTGTGTAAATTCTTCAGAGGAAgcaacttaaatagaaaaatagtatttcattcACTAGAGCATTATTTTTGGTTATTTATGTTCGttcaatttcatcaatatctacGTCATTTAAAAGGGGAAACATTGACctttcattttatcttcttAATTTATTGGAATCCCTACAATTCATCAGGTTATTTGCTCGttgaaatattcatgaaattataatttctaGGTTTTACttactgaaaaaaatgtaaaatattacattttttctcatttttataaAACGCGAATAAGAAAGATAATAACATGATCATAAATTCCATGAACCATGCATCATTTCATGTGAAGAAGGtttcattataataatattgatgatacaTTTTTATAGCGCCTTTTCTAATACAAGATACAAAGCGCATTATAGTGagaggagaaataaaacatagaAACACATACaaatgcaaatgaaaatttaaacaataaaagacCAGTGCTGGCAAACGGGAGTTAGCGGAAAAGATGTGTTTTTAGATTTTTCTTGAATACATTGAGTGAAACGGAATTCTTTACAAAGTTTGGGAGATCGTTCCATGTTCTTGGAGCAGTAGCTAGGAACGCCCGCTTGCCAGCATTGGTTCGACATCTTGGAATCTGGATAACTCTACTGGCATTAGATCTTAGATTATAGTTAGATTGCTTTACATGAATGAGATTACAAAGGTATGAGGGTTAGAGCCAATTGATGGCTTTATAAACTGGAGTAGCGGTCTTAAACGGGAGTCTATGTTGTACAGGGAGCCAGTGCAGACTGCTAATTAAGTTGAAGTGTGGGTGATCTTGGGCTGACAATAGATGAGACGTGCTGAATGGTTCTGGAGTAGCTGAAGACGATCGATGTTTTTAGTTGTAGTGCCGTAAAGAAGACTGTTGCAATAGTCAAGGCGCGATAGGACCAGGGCACGAACAGCAGCATGTGTGGTGTTTTCATCTAGATATTTTCTGACTCTGCTTAGATTACGGATTTGATATTTAACATTCCTGACAACATTCGAAACATGATCATCCAGTAGCATGAGATTGTCAAAGACGACTCCAAGGATGCAAAGATTTGGTGATGGTTTCAACTCTGTGTTATCATGCAAGGTTAATGTAAAGTCCTTGAGTAGACGCTGGTGGACTTTTGAAGCAAATACTACAAGCTCAGTCTTATCTTGGTTCAGTTTCAGCTTATTTGATGTCATCCATGCGTCAACTTCTTGCACGGCCTCTATTAATCTGCCTTTTGCACATTCGATAGAGTTCGGCAATGATGGATCAAACCTCACGAAAAGCTGGATGTCATCAGCATATACATGATAATCCACTCCATATCTGTGGAAAATGTCAGATACTGGCTTTGAGTACATCGTAAACAGCGTATCAGGACAACTACctcctggacaattaccccccggacaactacccccggacaattaccccccgaggacaattaccccccggacaactaccccacgacaactacccccgaggacaactaccccccggacaattacccccaggacaactacccccggaaaattaccccctggacaacaacccccggacaactacccccggacaattacccccggacaactacctccggacaattacccccgaggagaattaacccccggacaattaccccccgaggacaactAATCAcaaggacaattaccccccccccggacaattatttTATTCTCGAGTATCTTCGAATCAAGCGATCACCGCTGAGAGAAGCCGTAAAAAGTCGGCTTCATCTGCAAATCTTTATGAAATCCAGAACgaattttattgttatgtcaccgTAGCATGAGATCATTCGTTTTAGCAGTCGTATTACcagcacatttttatttcttagcTCGCCATGTGGGCCGCCGGAAGATGTGATTGAAGCTTTTACATTCCAATGTAAATATCGCGCACCTCAATGACCACTACTTCTCGTGCGTTCAGGCGTGCTGAAATAGTAGGGGAAAGAACATCAGATCTGAATGGAAATGTAAAACTATATTAAGAAAGGTATAAAGTGATACAATGAATtttgttgttcttgttgttgtatttgttgttattgtttcCAGCTTATAAATCCTACTGGGTTTTTAACTTGTTTTGTAACAATAATCGACACGGCGAAAATCCTAGATAACAATTTGCCTTATCATTATGTTGTGGTTTAACTGTTCTGTGTTTGAACATAGTTATTATCGTAATTATCTGGCGCGCGCGAAATATCTGTAGTGTTGATTTCTTTTATGAGAATGCTCTACTTAACGGCAAAATTAAAAGGGAATTGGGAGACTTTTCTATGCATACAATATACGATCCGCCATTTGCAAGATGGAGTGGGTGCAGACAGAAAGGGGTGGGAGGAAGCTCCTCTTGGATGGGTTAAACAGAAAGACCTGGCTGATGGCTATCAATCATTCGAGTGCGAGCTAAGAAGGAACAAGCGCCAGTGTAAGGCACGGGTTAAGGTGAGTgtcaccatggacctattatgtAGCCCGGCAgtaaactgtcacaacttaatATTGTAGatgaaattgtttattttcgGGTCTTAGAGCATATTTTATTAGTTCTAGTCGTGGAGCATATTTTAGTAGTTCTAGAGctataatcatttattttatcgTGTGGGCATGATGTGGTATGTAGGTTTCAAATATGATAAGTGACCGTGATACATTGGCGGATCAAGGGGGGCCCTCGGAgccacaaaataaaaaaaaggaaagaaagagaaaaaagaggaaaaaagaaggggaaagagcgaaggaaaagggaagaggaatataggaggaagacgagtgaatgaaataagacAAGAGGAAGACTTcgaaactaaaaataatttttcatgtcactatataaaatttttgctcacgcttcgcgctcgaactgcctgttaggtgattttcgtcttgttcaatatggagctctaatatcaagtttggaagtcaatatacacaatGTATTTCatctcggaaatcgaactttcaatattttgtgttgatttttaaatagtgctctgtaaaaatgtcagttttatggtctgaatattaaaattttaatcgCGCTcagcgctcgcaaattttgatttataagGTACCTTTTATTTTGgtgtattccataaaatgttcaaaatatccctttcagGTCTTATTGTaaaaacgcatcagctagcgctgcacacTTGCAATTTGATCGGCGAGTTATAtaatgtctcaatattgattactAGTATACAACAAACGaattaaaatccccttttcatgacaatgtataaaaaaaataataggctCGCAATTTGTGCTTGC carries:
- the LOC121406621 gene encoding uncharacterized protein LOC121406621, which encodes MYSKPVSDIFHRYGVDYHVYADDIQLFVRFDPSLPNSIECAKGRLIEAVQEVDAWMTSNKLKLNQDKTELVVFASKVHQRLLKDFTLTLHDNTELKPSPNLCILGVVFDNLMLLDDHVSNVVRNVKYQIRNLSRVRKYLDENTTHAAVRALVLSRLDYCNSLLYGTTTKNIDRLQLLQNHSARLIYCQPKITHTST